The following are from one region of the Candidatus Hydrogenedentota bacterium genome:
- a CDS encoding ABC transporter permease, protein MAAEPRPIDAATRRLLVFGPLLAALFVEVIIFEFVGRYQGKPSFFSFDNAILILNQSSVHGVVAVGMTFVILTGGIDLSAGSMLAFAGVICALVTRYGGEPAAPWIGGGWIAALVLGAGAGALVGLLVTRFAIPPFIATLALMSSLRGLGNLITDGKPVSPLPDLYAQVGRYQLFGHVPVSVLFFVAVLVCGAVLLNMTQFGRYVYAIGGSEESARLSGVNVARVKVKVYMLCSALTALAGLMLSSRLGAGSPKVGVGDELAVIAAVVVGGTSLSGGRGSVVGTFVGLLVVSVLNSGLTWIGVETFGQQVTLGLVILAAVLLDKLKGQA, encoded by the coding sequence ATGGCGGCTGAGCCGCGCCCAATCGACGCCGCAACGCGCCGCCTGCTCGTGTTCGGGCCGCTGCTGGCGGCGTTGTTCGTCGAGGTGATCATTTTTGAGTTTGTCGGACGGTATCAGGGGAAACCGTCCTTCTTTTCTTTCGACAACGCAATCCTGATCCTGAATCAGTCCTCCGTGCACGGAGTCGTTGCCGTAGGGATGACTTTCGTAATCCTCACGGGCGGTATTGACCTTTCAGCGGGCTCGATGCTCGCGTTCGCGGGCGTGATCTGCGCGCTTGTGACCCGGTACGGAGGCGAACCGGCGGCGCCGTGGATCGGCGGCGGCTGGATTGCGGCCTTGGTCTTGGGCGCGGGCGCGGGCGCGCTTGTCGGGTTGCTGGTCACGCGCTTCGCCATTCCGCCGTTCATCGCGACGCTTGCGCTGATGAGTTCGCTTCGCGGATTGGGCAACCTGATCACCGACGGCAAGCCCGTATCGCCTTTGCCTGACCTTTACGCTCAGGTGGGCCGCTACCAATTGTTCGGGCACGTGCCCGTGAGCGTGTTGTTCTTTGTCGCCGTGCTCGTGTGCGGGGCCGTGCTGCTCAACATGACGCAATTCGGCCGGTACGTCTACGCCATCGGCGGCAGCGAGGAATCGGCCCGGCTCAGCGGCGTGAACGTCGCCCGCGTCAAGGTCAAGGTTTACATGTTGTGCAGCGCGCTCACCGCGTTGGCCGGGCTTATGCTCTCGTCGCGGCTCGGCGCGGGCAGCCCGAAGGTCGGCGTCGGCGACGAACTCGCCGTGATCGCCGCGGTCGTCGTGGGCGGCACCAGTCTCAGCGGCGGCCGCGGCAGCGTCGTCGGGACCTTCGTCGGGCTGCTTGTGGTCTCGGTGCTCAACAGCGGCCTCACCTGGATCGGCGTCGAGACCTTCGGCCAGCAGGTCACGCTCGGGCTGGTCATCCTCGCGGCCGTCCTGCTCGACAAGCTCAAGGGGCAGGCGTGA
- a CDS encoding sugar ABC transporter ATP-binding protein has translation MKTQIPGQGRVILEMRGVSKSFPGVKALDRAELEVRAGEVHCLVGENGAGKSTLMKILAGAVPLDEGEIRIDGQPVHVRSPHHAQQLGISMIYQEFNLSPYLSVAENIFLGREPRYARTPFVNWQAMYDQARELLRRINVDIDVRRPVNELSIAQQQMVEIAKALSFAAKVIVMDEPSATLTEHELNALFKLIHELKRQGVGIIYISHRLEELFETGDRVTIMRDGKYVGRLDISAITERRDDPERAAKITATRDEIIRMMVARKLEEGLFPKEKFHRGEQILRVEGLCRYGVFHDINFSVHKGEIVGLTGLVGAGRTEVARAIFGADPLDEGTIYLDGKPIEVRSPQDAIRHGIGLLTEDRKNQGLILGMTVRENTSLANLKQLVRGLFFLDKRKERDAAARLSRDLEIRTPTVETAVQTLSGGNQQKVVLAKWLFTQSKVLIFDEPTRGIDVGAKVAIYELMNKLVRQGVGVLIISSELLEVIGMCDRILVMNSGWMPNEASRELQNWPSHELTHAEVNA, from the coding sequence ATGAAGACGCAAATTCCCGGACAAGGCCGGGTCATTCTCGAGATGCGGGGCGTCTCGAAGTCGTTTCCCGGCGTGAAGGCGCTGGACCGTGCGGAACTCGAGGTGCGCGCGGGCGAGGTGCACTGCCTCGTGGGCGAGAACGGCGCCGGGAAATCGACCTTGATGAAAATCCTCGCGGGCGCAGTCCCTCTGGACGAGGGCGAGATCCGCATCGACGGGCAACCGGTTCATGTTCGCTCGCCGCACCATGCCCAGCAACTGGGCATCAGCATGATCTACCAGGAATTCAACCTCAGCCCGTACTTGAGCGTGGCCGAGAATATCTTTCTCGGACGCGAGCCGCGTTACGCGCGCACGCCATTCGTGAATTGGCAGGCCATGTACGACCAGGCGCGCGAACTGCTACGCCGCATCAACGTCGACATCGACGTGCGCCGCCCGGTCAATGAACTCAGCATAGCCCAGCAGCAGATGGTCGAAATCGCGAAGGCGCTCTCTTTCGCGGCGAAGGTCATCGTGATGGACGAGCCTTCCGCCACGCTGACCGAGCATGAGTTGAACGCCTTGTTCAAGCTGATTCATGAACTCAAGCGTCAGGGTGTGGGCATTATCTACATCTCGCACCGGCTCGAGGAACTCTTCGAGACCGGCGACCGCGTCACGATCATGCGAGATGGCAAATACGTGGGCCGCCTCGACATCAGCGCGATTACCGAACGGCGCGACGACCCGGAGCGTGCGGCGAAAATCACGGCGACACGGGACGAGATCATCCGCATGATGGTGGCGCGGAAGCTCGAAGAGGGCCTGTTTCCCAAAGAGAAGTTCCATCGCGGTGAACAGATTCTGCGCGTCGAAGGCTTGTGCCGCTACGGCGTATTTCATGACATCAACTTCTCCGTGCACAAGGGCGAGATCGTCGGGCTTACCGGGCTGGTTGGCGCGGGCCGGACCGAGGTGGCGCGCGCTATTTTCGGCGCGGACCCGCTGGACGAAGGCACGATCTATCTCGATGGGAAGCCGATCGAAGTGCGTTCCCCGCAGGACGCAATCCGGCACGGAATCGGCCTCCTGACGGAGGACCGCAAGAATCAGGGGCTCATCCTGGGGATGACGGTGCGGGAGAATACGTCGCTGGCGAACCTCAAGCAACTGGTGCGGGGGTTGTTCTTCTTGGACAAGCGCAAAGAGCGCGATGCCGCGGCCCGGCTGTCGCGAGACCTGGAGATACGCACGCCCACGGTGGAAACCGCGGTACAGACGCTGAGCGGCGGCAATCAGCAGAAGGTAGTGCTGGCGAAGTGGCTGTTCACGCAGTCGAAGGTGCTGATCTTTGACGAACCGACGCGCGGCATTGATGTCGGCGCGAAGGTGGCCATATATGAACTCATGAACAAGCTGGTACGGCAGGGCGTCGGGGTGCTCATCATTTCGAGCGAATTGCTCGAAGTCATCGGCATGTGCGACCGCATTCTCGTGATGAACAGCGGGTGGATGCCTAACGAGGCTTCGCGGGAATTGCAGAACTGGCCTTCGCATGAATTGACGCATGCGGAAGTGAACGCGTAG